The genomic interval ACCCCGCCGGCGATGACACCGCCTGCGACGGCGAGCGCCCGGACGCGGGGGAGGCGCGGATCCATGGTGTAGATCGGGCCGTTGTGGAGGATCACGCGGCCGGTAGTCTACGCCGCGTGCCTCCCCGGGACGAGATCGAGCAGCGGCTGCGCCGGTTCGCAGCGGCTCTCGCCGAGGACGGGCTCGACGCGGCGGTGATCACGCAGAGCACCGACCTGGCCTACCTGACGGGCACGAACCAGCAGGCGCACCTGGTCGTCCCCGCCCGCGGCGAGCCGCGCCTGGCCGTCCGCCGGACGCTGGAGCGCGCGCGGATGGAGTCGCCGCTCGCACACATCGATCCGCTGCCGTCACTGTCGGGCCTCGGCGGGGTGCTGCGCGCCGCCGGCCTCGGCCCCGGCGCGGAGGTCGGCTTCGAGCTGGACGTGCTGCCGGCCTCGCGATACCTCGGCTACGTCCGGCGGCTGGACGGCTTCCAGGTGGGTGACTGCTCCGCAACCATCCGCCGGGTGCGGGCGGTCAAGAGCTCATGGGAACTGGAGCGGATGCGGCGGGCCGCCGAGCAGGTGCGCCTCGCCGCGGAGGCTGTCCCCGGCATGCTGGCCGAGGGCGCCGTTGAGTCTCATGTTCAACTTGAGGTAGAGAAAGTGCTGCGGGAGGCGGGCCACCAGGGGCAGCTGCGCTTTCGCGGGTTCAACCAGGAGATGCACTACGGGCAGGTGCTCGGCGGGCCGAGCGGCGCGATCCCTGGCTACTCCGACTCGCCGCTCTGCGGGCCCGGCCCGAACGCCGTGCTCGGGAAGGGGCCCGACCACGCCGTCCTTCGGCGGGGCGACCCCGTCATCGTCGACCTCGTCGGCGGCCACGACGGCTACCTGGCCGACCAGACGCGCACGTTTTCGGTCGGCCCGCTCGCCGACGACCTGCGAGACGCCTACGACGCCGCCGTTCGCATCCTGCGGTCGGTCGAGGAGCGCATCGCTCCCGGCACGCCGCCCAGCGAGCTGTTCCTGCACGCCGAGGCGCTGGCCGGTGACGCCGGGCTCGGGGAGCACTTCATGGGGCACGGGGACGGCCGGGTGCGGTTCCTGGGCCACGGCGTCGGGATGGAGATCGACGAGCTCCCCGTGCTGGCTCCCGGGTTCGACGAGCCGCTCCAGGCCGGCCACGTGATCGCCGTCGAGCCGAAGTTCGTGTTTCCGGGGCGCGGTGCCGTCGGCATCGAGAACATGTATGCCGTCACGGAGGGAGGACGCGAGCAGATGACCACCGCGAGCGAGGAGCTGATCGAGGCATGAGCGTCCGCCACCCGCAGACCGAGGAACAGCAGCTGCTGGTCGACGCCGTGCGGACGCTCGCGCGAGAGCAGATCGCTCCAGGCGCCGCGGCCGTGGACAAGCGAGCCGAGTTTCCATGGGAGGTGGTCGAGCTGCTCCGCAGCCACGATGTATTCGCCCTGGCGTTCGGCGAGGAGTACGGCGGCACGGGGACGGGCACGCTGACGTTCCTGCGCGCCGTCGAAGAGCTGTCGTGGGCGGATGCCACGGTCGGGCTGGTGCTCGCGGTGCAGTCCCTGGGCGCGATTGCGATCGAGCTGGCCGGCTCGCCGGAGCAGAAACAGCGGTATCTGCCACGGTGGGCGACCGGCGAATGGATCAGCGCGTACGCGCTGACGGAGGCTGGATCCGGATCGGACGCGCGGGCGATGCGGACGACGGCGCGCCGCGACGGCGACGGCTGGGTGATCGACGGCAGCAAGCGCTTCATCACCAACGCCGGTGTGGCGGACACGTACGTGGTGTTCGCGCGCACGGGCGATTCGATCTCGGCGTTCATCGTCGAGAAGGACGCTCCCGGCTTCTCGGTGGCCCGGATCGAGCCGAAGATGGGCATCAAGGGGTCGACCACCGGCGAGCTGCTCTTCGAGGGGTGCCGGGTTCCCGCGGGCGCGCTGGTCGGCGACGAGGGCACCGGCTTTCGCACCGCGATGCGCGTGCTCGACCGGTCGCGCCCCGGCATCGGCGCGCAGGCCCTCGGCATCGCGCAGGCGGCGCTCGACCACGCGCTGCGGTACGCCGGGGAGCGCGAGACGTTCGGGAAGCCGCTCGCCGAGCACCAGGGGATCCAGTTCATGCTCGCCGACATGGCGGTGAAGGTCGAGGCCAGCCGCGGGCTGCTCTACGACGTCGGCGTCATGCTCGACCAGGGGATCGACGGCCCGGAGCTGACCAAGGCATCCGCAATGGCGAAGCTGATGTGCTCGGACACCGCGATGTCTGTGACCACCGACGCCGTGCAGATCCTCGGCGGGTACGGGTACATCGAGGAGTATCCGGTCGAGCGGATGATGCGCGACGCGAAGATCACTCAGATCTACGAGGGGGCGAACCAGATCCAGCGCCTGGTGATCGCACGCGAGCTGCGCCGAACCGGCGGCGGGTAGCCCCGCGGACGCACGCCGGAGGTGGTGGTCCGTGGCCGGTCTCGAATCCAGACCGGCCTCTTGCCCCCATCCGCATTCGATGCGATGATCGTCCCAGGGAGGAGGTATCGCGGTGGCACCGGTTGTCGCTCGTCGTCTCGTCGTCATGCTCGTGCTCGCCGCGTCGGCTCTGGCCGCAGGCGCGAGCCCTGCAGCCGCGGGGACGGCGTCGTCCTACGGTGCCCGAGCCGCCTGCACGACCGGGCAGATTCGCTGCATGGCGCTGATCAGGACGCGCGACGGCACGGTGATGCACGCGGCGTCGGCGGCACTGCTCCCCGCGGGGTACGGGCCGGCGGCCTACCACACCGCCTACGGCCTGCCGACGCAGACGCCGCTCGTCGCCGGCAGCACGACGGCGCACCGCGCGATCACGGTCGCCATCGTGGAGGCGTGGGACTACGGCAACGCCTACGCCGATCTGACGACGTACAGCCAGGCCTACGGCCTGCCCGTGCTGCCGAAGTGCTCCGCCACGGTGAAGAACGCCTGCTTCCTGAAGGTCAACATGGGGGCGCCGGCCGGGTCCGCGCGCCGCACCGGGTGGTACATCGAGACGGCGCTGGACATCGAGACGGTGCACGCCATCTGCCAGAACTGCAGGATCGTCCTGGTCGAGTCCGCAGACGACACTGCCGAGTCGTTCGCCGCCGCCGAGAACCGGGCCGCGACGGCGGCGCCGATCGTGTCGA from Gaiellales bacterium carries:
- a CDS encoding acyl-CoA dehydrogenase family protein yields the protein MSVRHPQTEEQQLLVDAVRTLAREQIAPGAAAVDKRAEFPWEVVELLRSHDVFALAFGEEYGGTGTGTLTFLRAVEELSWADATVGLVLAVQSLGAIAIELAGSPEQKQRYLPRWATGEWISAYALTEAGSGSDARAMRTTARRDGDGWVIDGSKRFITNAGVADTYVVFARTGDSISAFIVEKDAPGFSVARIEPKMGIKGSTTGELLFEGCRVPAGALVGDEGTGFRTAMRVLDRSRPGIGAQALGIAQAALDHALRYAGERETFGKPLAEHQGIQFMLADMAVKVEASRGLLYDVGVMLDQGIDGPELTKASAMAKLMCSDTAMSVTTDAVQILGGYGYIEEYPVERMMRDAKITQIYEGANQIQRLVIARELRRTGGG
- a CDS encoding Xaa-Pro peptidase family protein — its product is MPPRDEIEQRLRRFAAALAEDGLDAAVITQSTDLAYLTGTNQQAHLVVPARGEPRLAVRRTLERARMESPLAHIDPLPSLSGLGGVLRAAGLGPGAEVGFELDVLPASRYLGYVRRLDGFQVGDCSATIRRVRAVKSSWELERMRRAAEQVRLAAEAVPGMLAEGAVESHVQLEVEKVLREAGHQGQLRFRGFNQEMHYGQVLGGPSGAIPGYSDSPLCGPGPNAVLGKGPDHAVLRRGDPVIVDLVGGHDGYLADQTRTFSVGPLADDLRDAYDAAVRILRSVEERIAPGTPPSELFLHAEALAGDAGLGEHFMGHGDGRVRFLGHGVGMEIDELPVLAPGFDEPLQAGHVIAVEPKFVFPGRGAVGIENMYAVTEGGREQMTTASEELIEA